The following are encoded in a window of Bradyrhizobium guangdongense genomic DNA:
- a CDS encoding metal ABC transporter solute-binding protein, Zn/Mn family, with protein MRILLLLASLLIASPLHAAERLDVVASFSILGDFVRNVGGERVSVTTLVGADSDVHVYTPPPGDAKRIAAAKLVIVNGLGLEGWLPRLVQSSGSKAQVVTASAGITPLQLGSAADPHAWQSVPNAKVYVTDIANALAAAAPGDGEFFRAQAKAYLEKLDTLDREVREAVARIPPERRKVISTHDAFGYFAAEYGIQFIAPLGVSTETEPSARDIAGIIGQIRAQKIPAVFLENISDDRLIRRIAAETGAKVGGTLISDGLTGEKGPAPTYIDMVRHNIKALTSALDH; from the coding sequence ATGCGCATCCTTCTGCTCCTTGCTTCGCTGCTGATCGCCTCGCCGCTGCACGCAGCCGAGCGGCTCGACGTCGTCGCGAGCTTCTCGATCCTCGGCGATTTCGTCCGCAATGTCGGTGGTGAGCGGGTCAGCGTAACGACGCTGGTCGGCGCCGACAGCGATGTCCATGTCTACACGCCGCCGCCAGGCGATGCGAAGCGTATCGCGGCGGCGAAGCTCGTCATCGTCAACGGACTCGGCCTCGAGGGCTGGCTGCCGCGTCTGGTGCAATCCTCCGGCAGCAAGGCGCAAGTGGTCACCGCCAGCGCCGGCATCACGCCGCTGCAGCTCGGCTCGGCGGCCGATCCGCATGCCTGGCAATCCGTGCCCAATGCCAAGGTCTACGTGACTGATATCGCCAACGCGCTCGCCGCTGCCGCCCCTGGAGATGGGGAATTCTTCCGTGCCCAGGCCAAGGCCTATCTGGAAAAGCTCGACACGCTCGACCGCGAGGTCCGCGAGGCCGTGGCCAGGATCCCGCCGGAGCGGCGCAAGGTGATCTCGACCCATGACGCCTTCGGCTATTTCGCCGCCGAATACGGCATCCAGTTCATCGCTCCCCTCGGGGTCTCCACGGAAACAGAGCCCAGCGCGCGGGACATCGCTGGTATCATCGGCCAGATCAGGGCCCAAAAAATCCCGGCCGTGTTCCTGGAAAATATCAGCGATGACCGCCTGATCCGGCGGATCGCGGCTGAGACCGGCGCCAAGGTCGGCGGGACCCTGATTTCGGACGGTTTGACCGGCGAAAAGGGGCCTGCACCCACTTACATTGATATGGTCAGGCACAATATAAAGGCCCTGACCAGCGCGCTTGACCATTAG
- a CDS encoding RidA family protein gives MSRRLISTGSPLEKTVGYSRAVIDGEFAFVAGTTGYDYTTMTMPSDVTSQSRNCFKTIEAALKEGGFEMADIVRATYYVTDASDIDAHFAVCGEVLGDIRPAATLLVVSALAKPEMKVEIEVTAKRRSI, from the coding sequence ATGTCCCGTCGCCTAATTTCCACCGGCTCCCCGCTCGAGAAGACCGTCGGCTACAGCCGCGCCGTGATCGACGGCGAGTTCGCCTTCGTGGCGGGAACCACCGGTTATGACTACACCACGATGACGATGCCATCAGATGTCACGAGCCAGTCACGCAACTGCTTCAAGACCATTGAAGCCGCCCTGAAGGAGGGCGGCTTCGAGATGGCCGATATCGTCCGGGCGACCTACTACGTCACCGACGCCAGTGACATCGATGCCCATTTCGCCGTCTGCGGCGAGGTGCTGGGTGACATCAGGCCCGCTGCGACCTTGCTGGTCGTCAGCGCCCTCGCCAAGCCCGAGATGAAGGTCGAGATCGAAGTCACCGCCAAGCGCCGCAGCATCTAA
- a CDS encoding GNAT family N-acetyltransferase, with the protein MTAFRKPKFALTSKAAPFAIRSERAADVAMRETLLDACFGENRHGRTCQRLRDGRAPAAGLALSAVREGKLVGTVRLWHVSAGGRPALVLGPLAVDPACRELGIGAALMHQALAAARARGHEAVILLGDAPYYARFGFSAEKTGALVLPGPFERDRLLAIEFQAGVLDGAEGMIVPTGAALAKRRSVRALQAHAA; encoded by the coding sequence ATGACCGCTTTTCGGAAGCCAAAGTTCGCCCTCACCTCGAAAGCCGCTCCGTTCGCAATTCGCAGCGAACGCGCTGCCGACGTCGCGATGCGTGAAACGCTGCTCGATGCCTGCTTTGGCGAGAACCGCCACGGCCGCACCTGCCAGCGCCTGCGCGACGGACGTGCACCTGCCGCAGGCCTTGCCCTGTCGGCCGTGCGCGAGGGCAAGCTCGTGGGAACCGTGCGGCTGTGGCACGTCAGCGCCGGAGGCAGGCCCGCCCTGGTCCTCGGACCACTGGCGGTGGACCCTGCCTGCCGCGAGCTCGGGATCGGCGCCGCGCTGATGCATCAAGCGCTGGCCGCCGCCCGGGCGCGCGGGCACGAAGCCGTCATCCTGCTCGGCGATGCGCCCTATTACGCGCGCTTCGGCTTCTCCGCCGAGAAGACCGGCGCGCTGGTGCTCCCCGGCCCGTTCGAGCGCGACCGCTTGCTGGCGATCGAATTCCAGGCGGGTGTGCTGGATGGAGCGGAAGGGATGATCGTCCCGACCGGCGCGGCCCTCGCCAAACGGAGGTCGGTTCGCGCCCTCCAGGCGCACGCGGCCTAA
- a CDS encoding CobW family GTP-binding protein, with product MSEATASKIPVTVLTGYLGAGKTTLLNRILSENHGKKYAVIVNEFGEIGIDNDLIIGADEEVFEMNNGCICCTVRGDLVRIMDGLMKRKGKFDAIIVETTGLADPAPVAQTFFVDEDVQKNARLDAVVTVADAKWLSDRLKDAPEAKNQIAFADVIVLNKTDLVNKGELAEVEARIRGINPYAKLHRTERCSVALADVLDRGAFDLDRILDIEPDFLEADDHDHDHDHHHHHGHDHHHDHDHGHGLKHYHDEDMQSLSLKTDKPLDPNVFMPWLQNLVQVEGGKILRSKGILAFHDDDDRYVFQGVHMMLEGNHQRKWKEGEKRESRLVFIGRELPEKAIREGFESCIVS from the coding sequence ATGTCTGAAGCGACCGCCTCCAAAATTCCCGTGACCGTCCTGACCGGCTATCTCGGTGCCGGCAAGACCACGCTGCTCAACCGCATCCTGTCGGAAAATCACGGCAAGAAATACGCCGTCATCGTCAACGAATTCGGCGAGATCGGCATCGATAACGACCTCATCATCGGCGCCGATGAGGAAGTGTTCGAGATGAACAATGGCTGCATCTGCTGCACCGTGCGCGGCGACCTCGTTCGCATCATGGACGGGCTGATGAAGCGCAAGGGCAAGTTCGACGCCATCATCGTCGAGACCACCGGCCTTGCTGATCCGGCGCCGGTCGCCCAGACCTTCTTCGTCGACGAGGACGTGCAGAAGAACGCCCGGCTCGATGCGGTGGTCACGGTTGCCGACGCCAAATGGCTGTCGGACCGGCTCAAGGATGCGCCCGAGGCCAAGAACCAGATCGCCTTTGCCGACGTCATCGTTCTGAACAAGACGGATCTCGTCAACAAGGGCGAGCTTGCCGAGGTCGAGGCCCGCATCCGCGGCATCAATCCCTATGCCAAGCTGCATCGCACCGAGCGCTGCTCGGTGGCGCTGGCCGACGTGCTCGACCGCGGCGCGTTCGATCTCGATCGCATCCTCGATATCGAGCCTGATTTCCTCGAAGCCGACGATCACGACCACGACCATGATCATCACCACCATCATGGTCATGACCATCATCACGATCATGACCACGGCCACGGCCTGAAGCACTATCACGACGAGGACATGCAGTCGCTCTCGCTCAAGACCGACAAGCCGCTCGATCCCAACGTGTTCATGCCCTGGCTGCAGAACCTGGTGCAGGTCGAGGGCGGCAAGATCCTGCGCTCCAAGGGCATTCTCGCCTTCCACGACGACGACGACCGCTACGTCTTCCAGGGCGTCCACATGATGCTGGAGGGCAACCACCAGCGGAAGTGGAAAGAGGGCGAGAAGCGCGAGAGCCGCCTCGTCTTCATCGGCCGCGAACTGCCGGAAAAGGCCATTCGCGAGGGCTTCGAGAGCTGCATCGTCTCGTGA
- a CDS encoding metal ABC transporter permease, with protein sequence MIYDALIGPFTEFEFMRRALAAIVALSLAGAPIGVFLMLRRMSLVGDAMAHAILPGAAVGFLLSGLNLFAMTAGGLIAGFAVAILAGVVARSTGLKEDASLATFYLASLALGVSIVSIKGTNIDLLHVLFGNILAMDDQTLLVVAFNATVTLLVLAVIYRPLVIESVDPLFLRTVSRAGGPAHLAFLALVVVNLVNGFQALGTLLAVGLMILPAGIARFWSRDLTMMICIAVVAAAVSGYAGLVLSFQTRVPSGPAIILVAAALYVVSVLFGSVGGLVRQMFPGRHLEA encoded by the coding sequence ATGATCTATGACGCGCTGATCGGCCCGTTCACCGAATTCGAGTTCATGCGGCGGGCGCTTGCCGCCATCGTCGCGCTGTCGCTGGCGGGCGCACCGATCGGCGTGTTCCTGATGCTGCGGCGGATGAGCCTCGTCGGCGACGCCATGGCGCACGCGATCCTGCCTGGCGCGGCCGTCGGCTTCCTGCTCTCCGGGCTCAACCTGTTCGCGATGACCGCCGGCGGGTTGATCGCCGGCTTCGCGGTCGCGATCCTTGCCGGCGTGGTCGCCCGCTCGACCGGGCTGAAGGAGGACGCCTCGCTCGCGACCTTCTATCTGGCCTCGCTGGCGCTCGGCGTTAGCATCGTCTCGATCAAGGGCACCAACATCGACCTCTTGCACGTGCTGTTCGGCAACATCCTGGCGATGGACGACCAGACGTTGCTGGTGGTCGCCTTCAACGCGACGGTGACGCTGTTGGTGCTCGCGGTGATCTATCGTCCCCTGGTGATCGAGAGCGTCGATCCGTTGTTCTTGCGGACCGTCAGCCGCGCCGGCGGCCCCGCGCATCTCGCCTTCCTCGCGCTGGTGGTCGTCAACCTGGTCAACGGGTTTCAGGCGCTCGGCACGCTGCTGGCGGTGGGCTTGATGATCCTGCCGGCCGGCATCGCGCGGTTCTGGTCGCGCGACCTGACGATGATGATCTGCATCGCGGTCGTCGCTGCCGCCGTCTCGGGCTATGCCGGCCTCGTGCTGTCGTTCCAGACCCGCGTGCCCTCGGGCCCCGCCATCATCCTCGTGGCTGCCGCGCTCTATGTCGTTTCGGTCCTGTTCGGCAGCGTCGGCGGACTGGTTCGCCAGATGTTTCCCGGCCGGCACCTGGAAGCGTGA
- a CDS encoding homospermidine synthase, which yields MSLPSQIYAKITGPIVMVGFGSIGKGTLPLIERHLDYDKSRITVLDPKDEGRRALCEKHNVRFIQKGLTKDNYREVLTPLLTEGGGQGFCVNLSVDTGSTDIMELCNELGALYIDTVNEPWLGFYFDASKGPEARSNYALREVTLAAKKARPKGSTTAVSCCGANPGMVSFFVKQALLNVAADLKLNAPRPKTKAEWADLMRQAGIKGIHIAERDTQRSKKPKEPDVFVNTWSVEGFLSEGVQPSELGWGTHEKWMPENAHTHEAGCGAAIYLMQPGANTRVRTWCPTRGAQYGFLVTHNESISIADYFTVRDASGKAVYRPTCHYAYHPADDAVLSLHEMFGRAAKMQEKHHILDENEIVDGIDELGVLLFGHDKNAYWYGSQLSIEETRKLAPYQNATGLQVTSAVLGGMVWALENPNEGIVEADEMDFDRLLEIQLPYLGPVKGFYTDWTPLTDRPGLFPEDIDTSDPWQFRNILVR from the coding sequence ATGAGCCTTCCCTCGCAGATCTACGCCAAGATCACCGGTCCCATCGTCATGGTCGGCTTCGGCTCCATCGGCAAAGGCACGCTGCCGCTGATCGAGCGGCATCTGGATTACGACAAGTCGCGCATCACCGTGCTCGATCCCAAGGACGAGGGCCGCAGGGCGCTTTGCGAGAAGCACAATGTCCGCTTCATCCAGAAGGGCCTGACCAAGGACAATTATCGCGAGGTGCTGACCCCGCTGCTTACCGAAGGCGGCGGCCAGGGCTTTTGCGTCAATCTCTCCGTCGACACCGGTTCGACCGACATCATGGAGCTCTGCAACGAGCTCGGCGCGCTCTATATCGACACCGTCAACGAGCCCTGGCTCGGCTTCTATTTCGATGCATCCAAGGGCCCGGAAGCGCGCTCGAACTATGCGCTTCGCGAAGTGACGCTGGCAGCCAAGAAGGCGCGGCCGAAGGGCTCGACGACCGCCGTGTCCTGCTGCGGCGCCAATCCCGGCATGGTCTCCTTCTTCGTCAAGCAGGCGCTGCTCAACGTCGCGGCCGACCTGAAGCTCAATGCGCCCAGGCCGAAGACCAAGGCCGAATGGGCGGATCTGATGCGGCAGGCCGGCATCAAGGGCATCCACATCGCCGAACGCGACACCCAGCGCTCGAAGAAGCCGAAGGAGCCCGACGTTTTCGTCAACACCTGGTCGGTGGAAGGCTTCCTGTCGGAAGGCGTGCAGCCGTCCGAGCTCGGCTGGGGCACGCATGAGAAGTGGATGCCGGAAAATGCGCACACCCACGAAGCCGGCTGCGGCGCCGCGATCTATCTGATGCAGCCCGGCGCCAACACGCGCGTGCGCACCTGGTGCCCGACCCGCGGCGCGCAATACGGCTTCCTCGTCACGCACAACGAGTCGATCTCGATCGCCGATTACTTCACGGTGCGCGACGCATCGGGCAAGGCGGTCTATCGGCCGACCTGCCACTACGCCTATCACCCGGCCGACGATGCCGTGCTGTCGCTGCACGAGATGTTCGGCCGCGCCGCGAAGATGCAGGAGAAGCACCACATCCTCGACGAGAACGAGATCGTCGACGGTATCGACGAACTCGGCGTGCTCTTGTTCGGCCATGACAAGAACGCCTATTGGTACGGCTCGCAGCTCTCCATCGAAGAGACCCGCAAGCTCGCGCCCTATCAGAACGCCACCGGCCTGCAGGTGACCTCCGCCGTGCTCGGCGGCATGGTGTGGGCGCTGGAAAACCCGAACGAAGGCATCGTCGAAGCCGACGAGATGGATTTCGATCGTCTCTTGGAAATCCAGTTGCCGTATCTCGGACCGGTGAAGGGCTTCTACACCGACTGGACGCCGCTGACGGATCGCCCGGGACTGTTCCCGGAGGACATCGACACCAGCGACCCCTGGCAGTTCAGGAACATTCTGGTGCGGTAG
- a CDS encoding MgtC/SapB family protein — protein sequence MRFLTTFQLADFADTLVSLTTAFVLGTLIGAERQYRQRTAGLRTNVLVAVGAAAFVDLAMHLDGADGAVRVIAYVVSGIGFLGAGVIMKQGMDVRGLNTAATLWASAAVGSCAGADMVAQAAALTVFVIAGNTLLRPLVNAINRIPLDEKALEATYYFKLAVATDALPDMRDRLVDKLEAAKYAVADIEVVEIGDDLLEIVAKLVASAVDPNELNAVATDLQHLPGVRHATWEVSTTE from the coding sequence ATGCGATTTCTCACCACCTTCCAGCTCGCGGATTTCGCCGACACGCTGGTCAGCCTGACCACGGCCTTTGTGCTGGGCACGCTGATCGGCGCCGAACGGCAATATCGCCAACGCACCGCAGGCCTGCGCACCAACGTGCTGGTCGCGGTCGGTGCGGCCGCCTTCGTCGATCTTGCGATGCATCTGGACGGAGCGGATGGTGCTGTCAGGGTGATCGCCTATGTTGTCTCCGGCATCGGCTTTCTCGGCGCCGGCGTCATCATGAAGCAGGGCATGGACGTGCGCGGCCTCAACACCGCGGCAACGCTATGGGCCTCGGCAGCCGTCGGCTCCTGCGCCGGGGCCGACATGGTCGCGCAGGCAGCTGCGCTCACCGTCTTCGTCATCGCCGGCAATACCCTGCTGCGCCCGCTCGTCAATGCCATCAACCGCATTCCGCTGGACGAGAAGGCGCTGGAGGCCACCTATTACTTCAAGCTCGCGGTCGCGACCGACGCGCTACCCGACATGCGCGACCGTCTCGTCGACAAGCTCGAAGCGGCGAAATATGCGGTTGCCGATATCGAGGTGGTCGAGATCGGCGACGACCTGCTGGAGATCGTCGCCAAGCTGGTGGCCAGCGCGGTCGACCCGAACGAGCTGAACGCCGTGGCGACCGATTTGCAGCACCTGCCGGGCGTGCGGCATGCCACATGGGAAGTCAGTACGACCGAGTGA
- a CDS encoding WD40 repeat domain-containing protein, with the protein MKEFTPPPDSASIVSVTDRVKPVTLGMAVTSVHFLGPRAAFVGGEENVALVDIAGEITTVAVHSGGILSTASDGKRIIMGGDNGKVVALDAKGEVTLLATDPKRRWIDAVALHADGAFAWSAGKIATVKSGKNEEKSLEVPSTVGGLAFAPKGLRLAIAHYNGATLWFPNMEGSAEFLPWAGSHHGVTFSPDNKFLVTAMHEPALHGWRLADNRHMRMTGYPGRVRSMSWSAGGKGLATSGADTVIIWPFASKDGPMGKEPAMLAPLQARVSVVACHPKNDILAAGYSDGTVLMVRLEDGAEILVRRNGTPPVAAIAWNAKGTLLAFADENGDGGLLEL; encoded by the coding sequence ATGAAAGAGTTCACGCCGCCCCCCGATTCCGCCTCGATCGTCTCCGTCACCGACCGCGTCAAGCCGGTTACGCTCGGCATGGCCGTGACCTCGGTGCATTTTCTCGGGCCTCGCGCCGCCTTCGTCGGCGGCGAGGAGAATGTCGCGCTCGTCGACATCGCCGGTGAGATCACCACGGTCGCCGTGCACAGTGGCGGCATTCTTTCGACCGCTTCTGACGGCAAGCGCATCATCATGGGCGGCGACAACGGCAAGGTCGTCGCGCTCGACGCCAAGGGCGAGGTGACGCTGCTCGCCACCGATCCCAAGCGGCGCTGGATCGATGCGGTGGCGCTGCACGCCGATGGCGCCTTCGCCTGGTCGGCCGGCAAGATCGCGACCGTCAAGAGCGGCAAGAACGAGGAGAAGTCGCTCGAGGTGCCCTCGACCGTCGGCGGGCTCGCGTTCGCGCCCAAGGGTCTGCGGCTCGCGATCGCGCATTACAACGGCGCCACGCTGTGGTTTCCGAACATGGAGGGATCGGCCGAGTTTCTGCCCTGGGCCGGCTCGCATCACGGCGTCACCTTCAGCCCGGACAACAAATTCCTGGTCACAGCGATGCACGAGCCGGCGCTGCATGGCTGGCGGCTCGCCGACAACAGGCACATGCGCATGACCGGCTATCCCGGCCGCGTCCGCTCGATGTCCTGGAGCGCTGGCGGCAAGGGGCTCGCGACCTCGGGCGCCGACACTGTCATCATCTGGCCGTTCGCCAGCAAGGACGGCCCGATGGGCAAGGAGCCCGCGATGCTCGCGCCGCTGCAGGCGCGCGTGTCGGTGGTCGCCTGCCATCCGAAGAACGACATCCTCGCCGCCGGCTACAGCGACGGCACGGTGCTGATGGTTCGGCTGGAGGACGGCGCCGAGATCCTGGTCCGCCGCAACGGCACCCCGCCGGTGGCCGCGATCGCCTGGAACGCCAAGGGCACACTGCTCGCATTCGCGGACGAAAATGGGGACGGCGGCCTCCTGGAGCTTTGA
- a CDS encoding cytochrome P450, with product MPTASLAPLGETISIAELTRDPYPIYRRLRREAPVLRVKSVGRTFLTKAADTKLVKDNAALFSSDDPNTPMKRAFLAHTLMRKDHAEHRSERMAMMPALMPKTIEAVWAPLYAKLAGEYLERLPRGEVVDLFPTLAGPLAARILAHVMGVPDASDQDMQRWSQTLIDGAGNFGWTPGPFEATDLANAQMDECIRANVERVRAEPDSSALSFMANATNPIPESQMIANVKIAIGGGINEPRDALLTILYGLLTNPDQLEAVREGDQWRSAFEEGVRWVAPIQASSRLVMEDTEIRGCFIPKGDTVMTIQASANRDEEVFEDGEHFNALREPNPHQAFGNGPHHCAGAHLSRRTVGAILLPMLFERFPRMTLPDPASVRWHGFGFRGPLNLPVLLQ from the coding sequence ATGCCCACCGCGAGCCTGGCGCCCCTTGGCGAGACCATTTCGATCGCGGAGCTCACGCGCGATCCCTATCCGATCTACAGGCGGCTGAGGCGCGAAGCGCCCGTGCTCCGCGTCAAATCCGTCGGCCGCACCTTCCTCACCAAGGCTGCTGACACCAAGCTCGTCAAGGACAACGCCGCGCTGTTCAGCTCCGACGATCCGAACACGCCCATGAAGCGCGCCTTCCTGGCCCACACGCTGATGCGCAAGGACCATGCCGAGCACCGGAGCGAACGGATGGCGATGATGCCGGCTCTGATGCCGAAGACCATCGAGGCCGTCTGGGCGCCGCTCTATGCGAAACTGGCTGGCGAATATCTCGAACGGCTGCCCCGCGGCGAGGTGGTTGATCTGTTCCCCACGCTCGCGGGACCGCTCGCCGCGCGGATTCTGGCGCATGTCATGGGCGTTCCGGACGCAAGCGATCAGGATATGCAGCGATGGTCCCAGACCCTGATCGACGGCGCCGGCAATTTCGGCTGGACGCCGGGGCCCTTCGAAGCAACCGATCTCGCCAATGCGCAGATGGATGAATGTATCCGCGCCAATGTCGAACGCGTTCGCGCCGAGCCGGATTCCTCCGCGCTGTCCTTCATGGCGAATGCGACCAATCCGATTCCGGAAAGCCAGATGATCGCCAACGTCAAGATCGCGATCGGGGGCGGTATCAACGAGCCGCGTGACGCCCTGCTGACGATCCTCTACGGCTTGCTGACGAACCCGGACCAGCTCGAAGCCGTCCGGGAAGGCGATCAATGGCGATCCGCTTTCGAGGAAGGCGTCCGCTGGGTTGCGCCGATCCAGGCGAGCTCGCGGCTCGTCATGGAAGACACCGAGATCCGGGGCTGCTTCATTCCGAAGGGCGACACAGTGATGACGATACAGGCGTCCGCGAACCGGGACGAGGAGGTCTTCGAGGACGGCGAGCACTTCAACGCCTTGCGCGAGCCCAATCCTCATCAGGCCTTCGGCAACGGCCCGCATCACTGCGCGGGTGCGCATTTGTCGCGGCGGACGGTCGGCGCCATCCTTCTGCCCATGCTGTTCGAGCGCTTCCCCCGCATGACCTTGCCTGATCCCGCGAGCGTTCGCTGGCACGGGTTCGGCTTCCGCGGCCCGCTCAATCTGCCGGTCCTCCTGCAGTAG
- a CDS encoding type III PLP-dependent enzyme: protein MTERIQEFLRNRRKDGLDTEPCLVVDLEVVRDNYHTFAKALPDSRVFYAVKANPAPEVLALLASMGSCFDTATVAEIEMALAAGATPERISFGNTIKKERDIARAFALGIRLFAVDCVAEVEKIARAAPGAKVFCRILYDCAGAEWPLSRKFGCDPEMAVEVLDAAKRLRLEPCGISFHVGSQQRKVKAWDRALAMASQVFRDCAERGINLSMVNMGGGFPTKYLKDVPPVVTYGRSIFRALRKHFGNQIPETIIEPGRGMVGNAGIIESEVVLISKKSDEDEVRWVYLDIGKFGGLAETMDESIRYAIRTRHDGADMTPCVLAGPTCDSADVLYEKNPYPLPVTLEIGDKVLIEGTGAYTSTYSSVAFNGIPPLKTYHI, encoded by the coding sequence ATGACCGAACGTATCCAGGAATTCCTGCGCAACCGCCGCAAGGATGGCCTCGACACAGAGCCGTGCCTCGTCGTCGACCTCGAGGTCGTGCGCGACAATTACCATACCTTCGCCAAGGCGCTGCCCGACAGCCGCGTGTTCTACGCCGTCAAGGCGAACCCGGCGCCTGAGGTGCTGGCGCTGCTGGCCTCCATGGGCTCCTGCTTCGACACCGCGACGGTCGCCGAGATCGAGATGGCGCTGGCCGCCGGCGCGACGCCCGAACGCATCTCCTTCGGCAACACGATCAAGAAGGAGCGCGACATCGCGCGCGCGTTCGCGCTCGGCATCCGCCTGTTCGCGGTCGACTGCGTCGCCGAGGTCGAGAAGATCGCCCGCGCCGCTCCCGGCGCGAAGGTGTTCTGCCGCATCCTCTATGACTGCGCCGGCGCCGAATGGCCGCTGTCTCGCAAGTTCGGCTGCGACCCGGAAATGGCCGTCGAGGTGCTCGACGCCGCCAAGCGTCTTCGCCTCGAGCCGTGCGGCATTTCCTTCCATGTCGGCTCGCAGCAGCGCAAGGTGAAGGCGTGGGACCGTGCGCTGGCGATGGCCTCGCAGGTGTTCCGCGACTGCGCCGAGCGCGGCATCAACCTGTCCATGGTCAACATGGGCGGCGGCTTCCCGACCAAGTACCTGAAGGACGTGCCGCCGGTCGTGACCTACGGCCGCTCGATCTTCCGCGCGCTGCGCAAGCACTTCGGCAACCAGATTCCGGAGACGATCATCGAGCCGGGCCGCGGCATGGTGGGCAACGCCGGCATCATCGAATCCGAGGTCGTGCTCATCTCGAAGAAGAGCGACGAGGACGAGGTGCGCTGGGTTTACCTGGACATCGGCAAGTTCGGCGGCCTCGCCGAGACGATGGACGAGTCGATCCGTTACGCCATCCGCACCCGTCACGACGGCGCGGACATGACGCCATGCGTGCTGGCAGGTCCGACCTGCGACAGCGCCGACGTGCTGTACGAGAAGAACCCGTATCCGCTCCCCGTGACGCTCGAGATCGGCGACAAGGTGCTGATCGAAGGCACCGGGGCCTATACGTCGACCTATTCGTCGGTGGCGTTCAACGGCATTCCGCCGCTGAAGACGTATCACATCTGA